In a genomic window of Gigantopelta aegis isolate Gae_Host chromosome 9, Gae_host_genome, whole genome shotgun sequence:
- the LOC121381546 gene encoding putative nuclease HARBI1, with protein sequence MCCDNNNIFNEFMTSTMTVQCDVSVFSETEPIPMTVCLKNVLECDFALQKNTVRNVNDMVRQDIEQPTRRNHAVSSELQVLIALRFYATGGFQLTMADVHGLSQTTVCNVLKRVTIAIARLRPHYIAFPNNVELDSVKARFLNIAGFPNCVGAIDCSHIRIIGHGDNGQRLINRKGWSFINVQAVSDTNHTFVNIVAHWHGSVHDNRIFDNSLLMQKFEDGDIDGLLIGDSGYPCLPYLMTPLLIPRDAADNRYNQALCSTRNSVECMFGIWKRRFPCLTYTLRFKDIRTSLAVIVATAVLHNITVTEREPNFNDDLDDPQPPLRINGVQNGRGNAVRRAMIQQYFS encoded by the coding sequence ATGTGTTgcgacaacaacaacatcttCAACGAGTTCATGACATCAACTATGACCGTGCAATGCGACGTGAGCGTGTTTTCAGAGACAGAGCCGATCCCTATGACAGTTTGTCTGAAGAATGTTTTAGAATGCGATTTCGCCTTACAAAAAAATACAGTTCGGAATGTAAATGACATGGTGAGGCAAGATATAGAACAGCCAACACGTCGAAATCATGCTGTCTCATCTGAACTGCAAGTCCTAATAGCATTGCGATTTTATGCAACAGGTGGATTTCAACTCACTATGGCCGACGTTCATGGACTTTCTCAGACGACTGTATGTAATGTCCTCAAACGAGTGACCATTGCCATTGCTAGATTGAGACCACACTATATAGCATTCCCCAATAACGTGGAATTGGACAGTGTTAAAGCaaggtttttaaatattgctGGTTTTCCAAACTGTGTAGGAGCTATCGATTGCAGTCATATTCGTATAATTGGACACGGTGATAACGGACAACGACTTATCAACAGAAAAGGCTGGTCTTTTATCAATGTCCAAGCAGTAAGTGACACTAACCATACATTTGTGAACATAGTGGCACACTGGCATGGGTCAGTTCATGACAATAGAATATTTGACAACAGTTTGCTAATGCAGAAGTTTGAAGATGGAGATATAGATGGATTATTGATTGGTGATTCGGGATATCCCTGTTTGCCTTACCTAATGACACCTCTGCTCATTCCAAGAGATGCTGCCGACAATAGATACAACCAAGCTCTTTGTTCAACAAGAAACTCAGTGGAATGCATGTTTGGGATTTGGAAACGCAGGTTTCCTTGTCTAACATACACTCTCCGCTTCAAGGACATACGTACATCTCTAGCAGTGATCGTAGCCACAGCGGTGTTGCATAACATTACTGTCACTGAAAGGGAACCTAATTTTAATGATGACCTTGATGATCCACAGCCTCCACTTAGAATCAATGGGGTGCAAAATGGTCGTGGCAATGCTGTCAGAAGGGCAATGATTCAGCAATATTTTtcttaa